Below is a window of Candidatus Desulfatibia profunda DNA.
GATCCGCTCTTTTCAACTTCAGGGGAGACTCCTTGTCTCATTTCGTAAAAAGTGTCAAAGTCCTGGGCCGACCGCCTCACGATTTCTTCAATCTGGCGTTTGGGCACATGGCCGCCGGTGTTTTTAACAATACTCTCGAATGTCTCGTCAAAGGAACTCTTGGCAGATTCTTCGGCTACACGACGGCAAAGTTCAAGGGAATACTTTTTACCAGGCAGATTGAGCTCAGCATCCAGTGGATGCAGACTCTGATTTCCCTCCTGGCCATAACCCGCACGCTCCACCGACACTGTTCCAAAAATCGTCTCAAGCTTTCTTTCATGAGGGCGCACCCGGGACCTCTCAACACCGTCGGAGCCCCGCACGGCTTGTGCGCATTCTCCCGGACCCCGGGATTCCAAATGTTCCTGCAAAAGTTTGCGCATCAATTTCCGGCTTTTCTTTTCAAGTTCACGTTCGAGATCGCTGTGGGTCATCGATCGGACCTCATCGGAGTCCAGACTTCTGACAATCTCCTCAAATTCTTCCCTCGACTCCTCATAAAGCCGCTCCTGGGACGACAACACCGCCAATGCATTCATCATCGCCCCTTATCCTCCGTGAGCATTTCTGAGACGGCGCGCCGCATGCTTGACCAGCGGATAAACCATCACTGTTTTCACTTCCGCCCCATGACGCTGATGGAAACGGTCCATTCGACCCCGGCCGCTTGTTTCCCCTACTACGATGAAGTTGGCGGCACGGTAACACCCTCCGTGGAACCGTTCCCGATTCACCAGTGTCTCCACCAGCCAGGGGTCGACTCCATAATGACCTTGCCAGTCCTCTCGAAGCCGACCCAGCACACAGGAGAGCAGCGAACTGGCCAGATTGCGTATTCGCGGCAAGACCAACAGTCGGCTGTTGTTCACGATCTGCTGGAGACCTCGCCCGCGTGTCGCATCGTCCCAGCCAATCCATTGATCCCTAACCTTCATCCGCCAGGCCGGGCTGGAAAACTGCACACACCCGACCACTTGCCGTCGGGGCTGGCTCACGTAGACCAGGTACTGAAGCCTCGCACCAAAGGGCATGGCATATCCCAGGTAGTGGTGCCAGCTTACAAGGTCCTTGAAAATCTGGCGCTGTTTCCGGTTCTTTACCAACTCCACATCCAAGGGCACAAACGCCCCCACACTGCCCGTCAGATTGGCCCAGAGTGGGTCGTCTGTCGCTGGCACAATGTGTCGCCTCGTCCCTTTCTTTGGTCCGGTCTGCTGACTCTCCGGAAGTTTCAAAAACCCCTGGCCTTCCAGCCTTTCCAAAAAACTCAGGCACTCGGTACCTTTGAGCTTGCCATTGGCTCGCCTCCACTCCAGCAGTTCGCATACCGTGTACGACAGCTCCGTTCGGCTGATCCCTGCACAGGTCTCGACCACTTCCTGGATCAAGGTAAGCTCTTCTCGCCCAAATACCCGGCCACAGAATCGGTGATTGCCTCTTGCGGTGATCATCCCACTCCTCCTTCGCCATTTTCACATAACAGAGAAATGGGGCCAAGTCCAGAAAAAAATGATCACCTCCGCAAAAAAGTTTTTTCATTGTTGCCCCGAGCTATCGTCGTTCGGTGGCCCAAAAAATGGACATATCCTTTTTCAAAAATGTTA
It encodes the following:
- a CDS encoding DUF4338 domain-containing protein; the protein is MITARGNHRFCGRVFGREELTLIQEVVETCAGISRTELSYTVCELLEWRRANGKLKGTECLSFLERLEGQGFLKLPESQQTGPKKGTRRHIVPATDDPLWANLTGSVGAFVPLDVELVKNRKQRQIFKDLVSWHHYLGYAMPFGARLQYLVYVSQPRRQVVGCVQFSSPAWRMKVRDQWIGWDDATRGRGLQQIVNNSRLLVLPRIRNLASSLLSCVLGRLREDWQGHYGVDPWLVETLVNRERFHGGCYRAANFIVVGETSGRGRMDRFHQRHGAEVKTVMVYPLVKHAARRLRNAHGG